One Hemibagrus wyckioides isolate EC202008001 linkage group LG07, SWU_Hwy_1.0, whole genome shotgun sequence DNA segment encodes these proteins:
- the ackr4a gene encoding atypical chemokine receptor 4 — MDHSDNETYDYYEHDNYSYFNYDEYSDVCDKEDVRSFAKVFLPVVYGLSLVVGLTGNTLVVAVYVYSKRLRTLMDTFVVHLAMADLLLLLTLPFWAAAAVQGWELGEVLCKIVTALYTINFTCSMLLLACISLDRYLSLFSGLKDCFLGRIFKRNYSTKLCLVVWTISFFLGIPDLVLSRVKELPSRRVCMVMYPSNMAIQARVGMEVIEVLLSFLVPLVFMIYCYFHVVRKLLEFPPENRGKRWTTIRVLLAVVGVFVLTQFPYNVVKFCRVLDVIHTLISHCGTSKALDQASQITESLALIHCCLNPVLYVFIGSSFRSHVLRIAKAFGQRRRLAQRREDCGVEISFTSHSQSQKTSTFSI, encoded by the coding sequence ATGGATCACTCAGACAATGAGACGTATGACTATTATGAGCATGACAACTACAGCTACTTCAACTACGATGAATACTCAGACGTCTGTGATAAAGAAGATGTTCGCTCCTTTGCTAAAGTATTCCTACCAGTTGTGTATGGGTTATCTCTAGTAGTGGGACTAACAGGAAATACTCTGGTAGTGGCTGTGTACGTGTATTCCAAACGCTTGAGGACGCTGATGGACACATTTGTTGTGCACCTGGCCATGGCCGACCTCCTACTCCTTCTGACCCTACCTTTCtgggctgctgctgctgttcagGGCTGGGAGCTAGGAGAGGTTCTCTGCAAGATTGTCACAGCCTTATACACCATCAACTTCACATGCAGCATGTTACTCCTGGCCTGCATCAGTCTGGACCGCTACCTTTCACTTTTCTCTGGACTCAAGGACTGTTTCCTGGGCCGGATATTTAAGAGGAACTACTCCACCAAGCTCTGCCTGGTAGTGTGGACCATTAGTTTCTTTCTAGGAATCCCTGATTTGGTGCTCTCAAGAGTTAAAGAGCTTCCTAGTAGAAGGGTCTGCATGGTCATGTACCCTTCAAACATGGCCATTCAAGCAAGGGTGGGCATGGAGGTGATAGAAGTGCTGCTGAGTTTCTTGGTGCCATTGGTGTTTATGATTTATTGCTATTTCCATGTGGTACGGAAGCTATTGGAGTTTCCACCAGAGAACAGAGGGAAGAGGTGGACAACGATTCGCGTCTTGCTGGCAGTGGTTGGAGTTTTTGTGCTCACACAGTTTCCCTACAACGTTGTGAAGTTCTGCCGAGTTCTGGATGTGATTCACACACTGATAAGCCACTGTGGAACTAGTAAAGCACTGGACCAGGCATCTCAGATTACTGAGAGTCTGGCATTGATCCATTGCTGCCTGAACCCTGTGCTTTATGTCTTTATTGGCTCGTCCTTTAGATCACACGTGCTAAGGATTGCCAAAGCCTTTGGCCAGAGGAGGAGATTGGCACAAAGGAGAGAGGATTGTGGTGTGGAGATCTCCTTTACTTCACACTCACAATCTCAAAAGACAAGCACTTTCTCCATATGA